A single region of the Candidatus Cloacimonadota bacterium genome encodes:
- a CDS encoding MCE family protein has translation MKKFYPNMRLTQFKVGVFTVITIAILFGAYLWLSGKLGMGSQDELRISFENVMGLEVGDQVNYRGMEVGRVKKIKARNDDILVTARISSDINLR, from the coding sequence GTGAAAAAGTTTTATCCGAACATGCGTCTCACCCAGTTCAAAGTGGGTGTTTTCACGGTGATTACAATTGCCATCCTTTTTGGCGCCTACCTTTGGCTGAGTGGAAAGCTGGGAATGGGTTCGCAAGACGAATTGCGGATTAGCTTTGAAAACGTGATGGGTCTGGAAGTTGGCGACCAGGTAAATTATCGCGGCATGGAAGTGGGTCGGGTGAAAAAGATTAAGGCGCGGAATGACGATATTTTGGTGACCGCGCGCATCAGCAGCGACATCAATTTGCG
- a CDS encoding asparagine synthetase B, translating to MKKYLLLLMITICGLLQAEILIPMDHTQSDHLKAYGVAFEALKEQYVVKWLLNYRGGSFLMPDSDGLAVLCNIRGIRFEHVSGGNVAAIMAEIQEANMEAVVLEKEPKIAVYIPPNALPWDDAVTLALEYAEIDYDRFWDEEVLSGKLADYDWLHLHHEDFTGQYGKFYGSYRHTPWYQNDVLVNETMAARHGYSKVWQLKQAVAMKIREFVEKGGFMFAMCAATDTFDIAMAAYGIDVVDALIDGDGIDPNYKSKLDYSRCFAFENFELITNPFVYEYSDIDASDYSRLRGAEADFFQLFDFSAKYDPVPTMLTQCHTNVVNGFLGQTTSFFKDKVKKSVIILGEVPGQNEVKYIHGNIGKGTFTFYGGHDPEDYQHKVGDPETILDLHKNSPGYRLILNNILFPAAEKKELKT from the coding sequence ATGAAAAAATACTTGCTTCTGCTGATGATTACGATTTGCGGGCTGTTACAAGCCGAGATCCTCATCCCGATGGATCACACGCAAAGCGATCATCTGAAAGCTTATGGCGTTGCGTTTGAAGCGCTTAAGGAGCAGTATGTGGTGAAATGGCTGCTAAATTATCGCGGCGGAAGCTTTCTGATGCCCGATTCCGATGGTTTGGCGGTGCTTTGCAATATCCGCGGCATCCGCTTTGAACATGTTTCCGGAGGCAACGTTGCCGCCATCATGGCAGAAATTCAGGAAGCGAATATGGAGGCGGTGGTTCTGGAAAAAGAACCCAAAATTGCGGTTTATATTCCGCCCAACGCTTTGCCTTGGGACGACGCTGTCACCCTCGCTCTGGAATATGCGGAAATTGATTACGACCGCTTTTGGGATGAAGAGGTGCTGTCTGGAAAACTGGCGGATTATGACTGGCTGCATCTGCATCACGAGGATTTCACCGGCCAATATGGAAAATTTTACGGTTCCTATCGCCACACTCCCTGGTATCAAAATGATGTGCTCGTGAACGAAACCATGGCCGCAAGACACGGCTACTCAAAGGTTTGGCAGCTCAAGCAGGCAGTGGCAATGAAGATTCGCGAGTTTGTGGAAAAAGGCGGGTTTATGTTCGCAATGTGTGCGGCGACAGACACTTTCGACATCGCCATGGCAGCCTACGGAATTGATGTTGTGGACGCGCTCATCGATGGCGATGGCATCGACCCCAACTATAAAAGCAAACTGGACTACAGCCGCTGTTTTGCCTTTGAAAATTTCGAGCTGATCACAAACCCCTTCGTCTATGAATATTCCGATATTGACGCCAGCGATTATTCACGTTTGCGAGGAGCCGAGGCGGATTTTTTCCAGCTCTTCGATTTTTCGGCAAAATATGATCCGGTTCCCACGATGCTCACGCAATGTCACACCAATGTCGTGAACGGTTTTTTGGGTCAAACCACATCCTTTTTCAAAGACAAGGTGAAAAAAAGCGTGATAATTTTGGGCGAAGTGCCCGGACAAAATGAGGTGAAATACATCCACGGAAACATCGGCAAGGGAACTTTCACCTTCTACGGCGGTCACGATCCAGAGGATTATCAACACAAGGTTGGGGATCCGGAAACCATTTTGGATTTACACAAAAATTCGCCCGGCTACAGGCTGATTTTGAACAATATCCTCTTTCCCGCCGCGGAAAAAAAAGAGCTTAAAACCTGA
- a CDS encoding DUF4837 family protein — MKRMLILLGLVLILLAGCKETKSGQEYYERYESLMDSGKPIAYGEDDDVYIFAEGAVLEAVRDTLEESVGRTETLIMDIKERYFQPIFASASDLDEFKPYKNLIYCGILDGTDSISKHINKTLDPQLIETVGESGAELFMVNNLYVKDQLVLYLLAKDIEGLQTLTGERKNQIFDFLLERYQKRLANAAYKNPVIESKFFEDRPFTIKVPVLYRLWKDEKSGRFVSFLFQPTKPTRHKADKYISVYYEPMSRNRVNEAWIYKTRQELGEKFIGGDQIFEDSYKTEKVQIAGQNGFLMRGHWVNPSQGGFGGAFQSWAFWHAPTKTAYLIDNIAYFPDGKKLPALLELGMLSQSIELK, encoded by the coding sequence ATGAAAAGGATGCTTATTCTTTTGGGGCTCGTTCTGATTTTGTTGGCAGGCTGCAAGGAAACCAAATCCGGGCAGGAATATTATGAGCGCTATGAAAGCCTGATGGACTCGGGAAAACCCATTGCCTATGGTGAAGATGACGATGTCTATATTTTCGCGGAAGGCGCCGTGTTGGAGGCCGTGCGCGACACTTTGGAAGAGAGCGTTGGACGCACTGAGACCCTGATTATGGATATTAAAGAGCGGTATTTCCAACCCATTTTCGCTTCCGCTTCGGATTTGGATGAATTCAAACCATATAAAAACCTGATTTATTGTGGAATTTTGGATGGCACGGACAGCATTTCCAAGCATATAAACAAAACCCTGGATCCACAGCTCATTGAAACCGTGGGCGAAAGTGGCGCGGAACTGTTTATGGTCAACAATCTCTATGTGAAAGACCAGCTTGTACTCTATCTTCTGGCAAAAGATATTGAGGGTTTGCAAACCCTGACGGGAGAAAGGAAGAACCAGATTTTCGACTTCCTGCTTGAGCGCTATCAAAAACGCCTCGCCAATGCCGCCTACAAAAATCCCGTCATCGAAAGCAAGTTCTTTGAAGACAGGCCTTTCACCATCAAGGTGCCCGTGTTGTACCGTCTTTGGAAAGATGAAAAAAGCGGTCGTTTTGTCTCCTTCCTTTTTCAACCCACCAAGCCCACCCGCCACAAAGCGGATAAATATATCTCCGTCTATTACGAACCGATGTCCAGAAACCGGGTAAACGAAGCCTGGATCTATAAAACCCGGCAGGAATTGGGCGAAAAATTCATCGGTGGCGATCAGATTTTTGAGGACAGCTACAAAACCGAAAAAGTCCAAATCGCAGGCCAAAACGGGTTTCTCATGCGTGGACACTGGGTAAACCCATCCCAGGGTGGCTTCGGCGGAGCTTTTCAAAGCTGGGCTTTTTGGCACGCGCCCACAAAAACAGCCTATCTGATTGACAACATTGCCTATTTCCCTGATGGCAAAAAACTTCCTGCTTTGCTTGAGCTTGGCATGCTATCCCAATCCATTGAGTTGAAGTGA
- the pgsA gene encoding CDP-diacylglycerol--glycerol-3-phosphate 3-phosphatidyltransferase, translating to MRNIPNILTMLRVLLVPVFVWLVFFCDASNSIAWALLVFSVASFTDFLDGHLARKWQVISDFGKVMDPLADKLLVLAALLALTLLEPFKLHPSIFFLIALREVLVTVLREVYVKKGIVMSADKLGKLKTVMQMLGIIASLVLWAWFENLAASSPIRIAAHLWFGAVALLTAFSGLNYLNTVKQREKRKL from the coding sequence ATGCGTAATATACCAAATATTCTGACCATGCTGAGGGTACTTCTGGTTCCCGTTTTTGTGTGGCTGGTCTTTTTTTGTGACGCATCCAACAGCATTGCCTGGGCTTTGTTGGTTTTTTCCGTGGCTTCGTTCACGGATTTTCTGGATGGTCATCTTGCCCGTAAATGGCAGGTAATCAGCGATTTTGGCAAGGTCATGGATCCTTTGGCGGACAAGCTTTTAGTGCTGGCGGCGCTGTTGGCGCTCACTTTGTTGGAGCCTTTCAAGCTGCATCCATCCATCTTTTTCCTGATTGCTCTGCGTGAGGTTTTGGTCACCGTTTTGCGAGAGGTTTATGTTAAAAAAGGAATTGTAATGTCCGCGGACAAGCTGGGCAAATTGAAAACAGTTATGCAAATGCTTGGCATCATTGCCTCTCTGGTGCTTTGGGCTTGGTTTGAAAATCTTGCGGCCAGTTCTCCAATTCGCATCGCGGCACACCTATGGTTCGGCGCTGTGGCTTTGCTAACTGCCTTTAGCGGATTAAATTATCTAAACACGGTAAAACAGCGGGAAAAAAGGAAATTATGA